From Micromonospora echinaurantiaca:
GCTCGACGGCCGGGCAAGGTTCCAGGTCAGCAGCGTTCACGACGAACGGCACGGTGCGGAACTCCGGCCGGACGGCAATCGTCTCCCAGGTGTCGCACGCAAAGGCGTAACGGCCCGCAGGCAGGTCCGGATCGACGGCGTGGAGATGGGCGCGGAGTTGGTGGCCCTGGGTCGGCGCAAGCGCCTGTACGGCGAGCCGGACCAGCGGGTGGGTCGCGGTCAGGAAGACGAGTGATCGGTCGGCGCTGGCTGCCTCATCGGAGAACGTCAGCCGCAGTCCGCCGTCCTTCTCGCTCAGCCAGCGGCGTAGTTCTTGGAGGAGCCGGCCTGCGCCGAGCGTCGCCTCATTTCGGTTCAGCTCGACAAGCAGCTCCGCGCGCGCCGACTGAGACAGTCGCAGCCGCAGCACGTCGCTGGCCAACCGATCAAGGTGGCCTGATACCGGCGGCTTCGTCAGATAGGCGCGAACAAGCTCCTCTAGCTGCTGCTCGGTAACGGCTCGGCCGTTCTCGACCAGGGCGTTCAGATCCTGGGTGAGGCTGTCGTCGAGGCCGAGAAGGTCCTGGCTCGCATCCTCGACTCCGCGGGTTTCGGTGATGAGCCGTACAGCGTTGTCGGCGAGCTGGCGGGCTCGTTCCTCCATTTGCTCCGGCGTCAGTTCGGTGCTGCTGACGACGGCTGTCAGGTCCTGCGTCATCTCGCCGAGCACGCCCTCGAGGTCACCCACGGTGTCTCGGAAGAGGTCCAGCCGCTCCCAGCATCGGAAGAAGACGCGCTCCTCGACGGTCTCGGGGGTCACAAAGTTGAGAATCAGCACCTTTGGGCTTCGCTGCCCGAACCGGTCGATGCGGCCGATGCGCTGCTCGATGCGCATCGGGTTCCAGGGGATGTCGTAGTTGACGAGCCGGTCGCAGAACTCGTAGTCGAGGCCCTCGCAGCCGACTTCGCTGGAGAGCAACACGTCGATTGCCTCCGGGTTCTCACGGTCGAGGCGGAACCGGTCCCGCAGCCGTTGCCGCTCCAGCTCGTCTACCCGGCCGGTGACCACTCCGACTCGGACACCGGCGGTGGTGAGGTGCTCCGCGAGGTAGTCGAGAGTGCCGAGAAAGAACGAGAAGACGAGAAGCTTTCCCGGACCGTCGGCGGCGCGGGCTTCCGTGACGACTTGGAGCAGCCGCTCCAGTTTCGGGTCGTCGGGCGGAAGCTGCCGCGCCATCTCGACAAGGTCCGGGTTCGTCGGAAGCGGGAGCCGCGGCGAGGAGTCGTCCGGCACGACCTCTGGCGCATCGGTGAGATCCGTGACAGCAGGCTCGCCTGCGGTCAGGATGCGGCGGGCGAGTGCTGGCAGGCAGCTCGACGCCTGCCGCTCGAGGGTGTCGAGAATCAGCCGGACCACAACCGGGTCGTACCGGGTGAGGAGCTGGTCGCGGCGGGCTTCGAGAAGCCGTTCGTAGAACTTCCGCTGTACGGGCGTGAACGGCACCGATACGGTGTGCGGCTCGCGGATCGTGAATCCGCCGATGTCCCGCCGCCGGGTGCGGTTCACCAGCGGAGCAAGAGTGTTCAGCTCTTCGATCTCGCGCACGCACCGTACCCGGTCGTCTCTCGTAAGGGCATCCGCGCTCAAGCGTCTACGGACGTCGTCGTACCTGGGATCGATCGCGATGGCCTGCCGCCCCCAGTTTGTAGACGCAGCGGCCTGCAACGCCTCGAGTGCCTCATGGGCGGCGCCCGGCGCGCCGTTCCGCAGCACCCGCACGGCGGTATTGAGGTGTCTATTGGGCTCGACGACCTCGAGGAACGTCTGCCGGTCCGGGAAAAGCTCCGGGCGTAGCAGGTTGAGCAGCGTAAACAGATCTCGGGCGTGCGTCTGCACCGGCGTCGCCGAGAGCAAAACAAGCGCTGTGCTGATGTGGCCGAGGTACTGCGCGAGCGTATGTGAGTTCGTTCCGGGCGTGCGCAGGTGGTGTGCCTCGTCGGCGATCACAAGATCGAAGGAAGGGGGCGGGTCAAGCTCACGTAGCCCCTTGTCCCTCTTGCGCATCGGATCGCCGTTCAGGTATGCCTCGCGCGCGAACAGCTCGTAGTGCACGATCGCGCGCCGGTACTCCTGCGGCCAGGTGCCGTCCAGGTGGGCCTCGTTCAGGCAGTAGCGCAGACTCGCCGAGTCGAGCACTCGGAAGTCCTCGTCGAAGCGGCGCATCTCCTCGCGCCACTTCACGGTCAGCGCTTTTGGGCAGAGGACGAGCACGTGGTCCAGCGGCTGCCGAGCAGCCAGCTCTTTCATGATCAGGCCGGCTTCGATCGTCTTACCGACGCCGACGTCGTCGGCGATGAGCAGCCGCGGCTCATCGGCACGGGCGAGGCGCAAGAGCGGTCTGAACTGAAACGGAACGTACTTGATCCGCGCTGCCCGAAGCGAATAGACGTGATCGGTGAGCGGATGACTGAGCCGGGCGGCGATCAGTCGGGCTCGGAACTCATCGGGAGCCAAGCCGGCCGTCGACGACGCCGGTCGAGTCGCTGCAAGCACCAGCTGGTCCTCTGCGTACTCCCAGATGCTTCCTGCTCCGTGGAACACGCGATAGCGGCCGAACCCATCGACCTCTTGCAGAATCTCGATGACGGGCCCGACTCGACTAGGGTCCGCTTGAACGGCAACCACGTCACCGACGTTGAATCCCACGCGCGCCCCTTGAATTAGCCCCCACGCGGCTGGTCACAGCCGCTGCATCGCCGGCTCCGAGAGCATAGGCATGCTTCGACGTTCTCTGCGGGGCCGTTCAGCCGTACGACGGATGATCCGGGCCGAAGGTCGGAGGCACGGGACGCACATGTCCGAAGGACACGGTCCGGATCCACCCGTAGGGTCGGTCTGCGCTGATCTTTCAGTCCCGCTGGGGAGGGACGGCCAGATGAAACCTAGAAGAGTAAGTCTCCTTGATCTCGGCTTGGACTCGTCTTTCGACGCCGCAATGACGTTCGTGCAGTCAACCCTGCAGAACATCAACGCCGGATGGGAAGAACCGGTGGTAGACATCGACTTCGTACGATCACGAGACCCCGACACGGTGCTCACCGCGTTCACCGCATCCTGCGACGTCCTGCATGTCATGGCGCATGGCGATCACAGCGTCACCCCCATGTTCATCAGCTCGGACGAAAAGACCAGCATCTCTCTTGAGGAGCTGGGCGCGGCGGCGGCCGACAAGGGCCGGGGCATCTCAACGGGCGCCATCATCGCGGACGGCTGCAAGACTGGCACTGGGGTGTGGCAGAAAGCGGTGCGGGACTGCCTTCAGGGTGAAGTGACCTACATCGGCACCTCTGCGATCATCGGCTGGCACGAGAGCGGCGTCTTCTGCTCTGCCTTCTACGGGGCGCTCTTCCGCAACAAGGGCAAAGGCATGTCTCCCACAAAGCAGGCCCGGGATGCAGCCGTACGTGCGATCGAGGCGTACAAACTACTGACCGACAGAACCTGCCCGTACCGCGTCATGACCTTGAAGCCGAGCAAGCGAGCGCAGCTGCTGCTCGGGTAGCGGCCCAGTCGCTGTACGTCGCGGTCCTAGCGTGCCCCGTCGCCGTAGCGCGGGTTCGGTACCTGCCGGTTGAAGCGGGGATTGAGGGCCAGGACCAGGGCTTCCTTCGTACCCTTCGGGTTGTCGGTCTCCTGCCAGCGGACCTCGCGCTCGCCCAGCCAGCCGGCGATGTCCTGCGCTGTCGCCACCAGGCCCTGCTTGTCGAGGAGCTGGCCGACCTGCTCGTGCAGCACTGACGAGTCGCGGTTGCCGGTCAGGTGCTGCCGAAGGCGGTTGCGCAGGTTCCCGGTCCGGCCGACGTAGATGACCGTGCTGCCGTCGAGGACCACGTGCACGCCGGGCGCGCGGGGAGCGTCGGCGGCGGCCTCCATCGTGTACTGCACGGGAGGCGTGAAGCCGGCTAGCAGGTCGTCGATCAAGGGGTCGGGCATGCCCGGAGGCTACTCCCCCGTTGCCCCGCAGGGGCCGTCGTGGTCGTTGCGGCGTCGGCAGCGGCCGGCGCCGTGGAGCCGGGCGTCACACCAGATTCGGGTACGCAGGAACTGGCGGTCCTCCTCGCTGAGCGTGGTCTCGCCGAAGTCGATGGCGGTGACGTGGGCGAGGGATTCGCGCAGTGCGGTGGAGAGGATGATGGCGCCGTCGAGGCTGGTCAGCGTGGTGGGCAGGTGGATGACCCAGCGGGGTGCGCTCATCACGGCCACCTGTTGTTGGGTGAGCCGGGCGTGGTGTGGCGGCAGCCGGCGTGGCGGGACTGCCACTGCCGCAGCGCCTGGCGGATGCGTTCGGCCTCGGTGTTGGCGGTGGCCAGGTCGCGGTGCAGGCGGTCGAGTTCGTCTGCGAGTTGGTTCAGGTAGGCGTGGACCTGGGCGGAGTCGAGGCCGCGCCAGCGGGTGTCGAAGGCGGCGGCCCGCACGTGGTGTGGGAGCAGGCGCTCGCCGGTCACGTAGATCATCGCTGTGGTGCCTGCTGCTCAGCGATCAGCACCTGGACCTGCCGGTCGGTGAGGCCACGCTGGTCGAGGACCCGCTGGCCCCAGCGGTGCAGCCGGCACGGGTGTGGGGCGCGGTCATTGCGGCAACGCGGG
This genomic window contains:
- a CDS encoding SNF2-related protein, which gives rise to MGFNVGDVVAVQADPSRVGPVIEILQEVDGFGRYRVFHGAGSIWEYAEDQLVLAATRPASSTAGLAPDEFRARLIAARLSHPLTDHVYSLRAARIKYVPFQFRPLLRLARADEPRLLIADDVGVGKTIEAGLIMKELAARQPLDHVLVLCPKALTVKWREEMRRFDEDFRVLDSASLRYCLNEAHLDGTWPQEYRRAIVHYELFAREAYLNGDPMRKRDKGLRELDPPPSFDLVIADEAHHLRTPGTNSHTLAQYLGHISTALVLLSATPVQTHARDLFTLLNLLRPELFPDRQTFLEVVEPNRHLNTAVRVLRNGAPGAAHEALEALQAAASTNWGRQAIAIDPRYDDVRRRLSADALTRDDRVRCVREIEELNTLAPLVNRTRRRDIGGFTIREPHTVSVPFTPVQRKFYERLLEARRDQLLTRYDPVVVRLILDTLERQASSCLPALARRILTAGEPAVTDLTDAPEVVPDDSSPRLPLPTNPDLVEMARQLPPDDPKLERLLQVVTEARAADGPGKLLVFSFFLGTLDYLAEHLTTAGVRVGVVTGRVDELERQRLRDRFRLDRENPEAIDVLLSSEVGCEGLDYEFCDRLVNYDIPWNPMRIEQRIGRIDRFGQRSPKVLILNFVTPETVEERVFFRCWERLDLFRDTVGDLEGVLGEMTQDLTAVVSSTELTPEQMEERARQLADNAVRLITETRGVEDASQDLLGLDDSLTQDLNALVENGRAVTEQQLEELVRAYLTKPPVSGHLDRLASDVLRLRLSQSARAELLVELNRNEATLGAGRLLQELRRWLSEKDGGLRLTFSDEAASADRSLVFLTATHPLVRLAVQALAPTQGHQLRAHLHAVDPDLPAGRYAFACDTWETIAVRPEFRTVPFVVNAADLEPCPAVERRLFALLADAAPEGEARTADLAEADAGLARYTERRRRDAVSDAHALNEVLLARRIGSLEAHHQRSLQRLDERLTGETESRILTMLTAQRARAIRHFAQRREQLEDRRRVDIVSRRIAEGVLTISHA
- a CDS encoding GIY-YIG nuclease family protein, producing the protein MPDPLIDDLLAGFTPPVQYTMEAAADAPRAPGVHVVLDGSTVIYVGRTGNLRNRLRQHLTGNRDSSVLHEQVGQLLDKQGLVATAQDIAGWLGEREVRWQETDNPKGTKEALVLALNPRFNRQVPNPRYGDGAR
- a CDS encoding DivIVA domain-containing protein, encoding MIYVTGERLLPHHVRAAAFDTRWRGLDSAQVHAYLNQLADELDRLHRDLATANTEAERIRQALRQWQSRHAGCRHTTPGSPNNRWP